Proteins from a single region of Sebastes umbrosus isolate fSebUmb1 chromosome 8, fSebUmb1.pri, whole genome shotgun sequence:
- the snap29 gene encoding synaptosomal-associated protein 29, whose translation MAYPKTHNPFADDDDEEDFKPKSRGFDDDPDDGLSEAERRQRHLQHEVMRTAKSAVDSTYRSLGLIYESEKMGVETAEELMRQGEVLKRADKMMDNMDQDLKTSQKHINGIKSVWGGLVNYFKGKPETKPPPEEPKAYEASDRLQNAMSSSREHEDKYQASHPNLRKLETGGFGASASTDGGSSRQNGYSQNRHLQEAHSTLDNNLDEMCSGLSRLKNLGLGLQSEIEDQDDSIDALMNKVDKMDGKIQNTNQQIKNLK comes from the exons ATGGCCTACCCTAAAACCCACAACCCGTTTGCAGATGATGACGATGAGGAAGATTTTAAGCCTAAAAGTAGGGGGTTCGATGACGACCCCGATGATGGGTTGAGTGAAgcggagaggagacagaggcacCTCCAGCACGAAGTGATGCGTACAGCTAAGTCTGCCGTGGACAGCACCTACCGTTCCCTCGGCCTCATCTATGAATCAGAGAAGATGGGTGTGGAAACTGCAGAG gAGCTGATGCGACAGGGTGAGGTTCTGAAAAGGGCCGACAAGATGATGGACAACATGGATCAGGACCTGAAGACCAGCCAGAAGCACATTAACGGTATCAAGAGTGTGTGGGGCGGCCTTGTCAATTACTTCAAGGGCAAGCCAGAGACAAAGCCACCACCTGAGGAGCCAAAGGCTTACGAGGCCAGCGACAG ATTACAGAATGCCATGTCCAGCAGCAGAGAACACGAAGATAAGTACCAAGCCAGCCACCCCAATCTAAGAAAGTTGGAGACAGGAG GATTTGGAGCTTCTGCATCTACAGACGGCGGTTCATCCAGACAGAATGGATACTCTCAGAACAGACACCTCCAGGAGGCTCACAGCACCCTCGACAATAATTTag ATGAGATGTGCAGTGGCTTGAGTAGACTGAAGAACCTTGGACTTGGTCTCCAGTCTGAGATCGAAGACCAGGACGACTCCATTGATGCTCTGATGAATAAAGTGGACAAGATGGACGGCAAGATCCAAAACACAAACCAACAGATTAAAAacctcaaataa